A single genomic interval of Candidatus Jordarchaeales archaeon harbors:
- a CDS encoding HD domain-containing protein encodes MALRLLRVPTLNPARSFRSIVANLVPVISHLKNYPSHSFSEHLARKGSGRFTHSLRVGYLSFSLAMLTRCDPFTCARAGVLHDAGYDAENLASPLKQLLSHAERGAKLAASIGEPRAVVEAIKTHMFPLGSPPRTREALIVWIADKFDALLELIGLTRILNKLVLRLLEAY; translated from the coding sequence ATGGCCCTACGACTTCTGAGGGTTCCCACCTTGAACCCTGCTCGCTCATTTCGCAGCATTGTAGCTAACCTGGTTCCTGTGATATCGCACCTGAAAAATTACCCTTCCCACTCTTTTTCTGAACACTTGGCGCGTAAGGGCTCCGGACGCTTCACTCACTCGCTGCGCGTAGGCTACTTAAGCTTCTCGTTAGCCATGCTCACTAGGTGTGACCCCTTTACATGCGCTAGAGCAGGCGTCTTACACGATGCAGGCTATGACGCCGAAAACCTAGCGAGCCCATTGAAACAGCTTTTAAGCCACGCTGAGAGAGGAGCTAAGCTTGCCGCCTCAATAGGGGAGCCGCGAGCAGTGGTTGAAGCCATAAAGACACACATGTTCCCCCTTGGAAGCCCTCCCAGAACGAGGGAAGCACTCATAGTTTGGATTGCCGACAAGTTTGACGCTTTACTCGAGCTTATCGGTTTAACTCGCATACTTAACAAGCTTGTCCTAAGATTGTTGGAGGCGTATTAG